TTCTCTGTTTTCGGTTTGACTTCCAGTACTTCTTTGGCAGGACCATTTGAGATAAACACCTTGCTACTTCGTCTGGAATCCGGATCACGCAGATAGAAATCGAGTGCTCTGGCAAAACCGTTTTTCGTACGGGCGACGTCTTCGGAGACGATCAGGATTTTCATATGCTGATAAAACGGAGTTCTGCTGGTCCGGGTAGCCAATTCGCGGGAAATCTCGAAAAGAGAATTCCCCTCGGATATGAGGTTGTGGTAAGCCTCATTGGCTGTGTTTTGACCACCGCCGCTTCCTTGACTGCCGGAGATCAATCCGCCGGGGACGACGAATTGATGTGTGACGAGAAAGCGTTCTTTTACTTGAGGTTTGTCTGGAGCCTCTTGTTTGGCTTGCTGCTCGGCTTCTTTCGTACGAGGTTTATCAATCGCTACGCCTACCACAAATCCTCGTTCCTCAATCTGAACCTGATCCCAGCAGCCAGCCAGCAGTGTGGAAAGAAGCAAGCAGATGCTACAGACAATGAGTCGTCTATTCATTGCTTTTGACACCTCGCAAAACGGCGATTACGAGCAGCAATATGGGACATAAATAGACGACAGCGATCCCGAAATAGGTGACACTGTCAGCGAATGTAAAGAAGTCGACCAAGTTTTGTGGAAGCATCGCGACAAAATAAATGACGGGAGAGAGGATCAGGACCCACACGGTTTTGTGCACTTTAAAAAACATAGACGACAAGTTCAGCACCGTAATATCGAGCCACATTGCACAAGTGTTGAAGATCGTCATGATCCAGATGGTAAAGAAGATGGATTCCACCCGTTCAAAAAAGCCCCCAGGGATTTCTACCTCTTTTGCCAGCTCAATGGTTGGATAGGTCAAATTCGTTGCAACGTCAGCAGAGAATACACCGATGATGAACATGTAGATGGTCATGTAGAGCAGAATAGGGATCGAAAGACCTAACGTAACAGCCCGTGTACCTTCTTGGGGATTTTTCATCAACATGGCATAGAAAAGAATGATTTCAAAGCCGGAATAAGACAGCCCGACATCTTTGGAACCTGCCAAGAGAGAGCGCCAGTCCGAAGAGAAGAAGGGACGTATATTTTCGACCTCAAATAACTGAGTCGTAAAAAGCAAGACAATGAACATGACGACAAGAACCACAGGCAAAAACAGCAAGTTGAGCCGCAGCATGGCAATACGTGATCCAACGACGGAATATTGAACGATCAAGAGAAAGGAGAGCGTGATCATTTCCACCGGGGTATTGTAGAACAGGTACTGCTTGGCGATGTTTCCGATTGCCCTGATTTCAAACGAGACAAATAGCATCGTGTAAATACAGACGAGAAAGGTCAAGATGTAGGCGATCGGTTTGCTCGCAATGATGGAGCTGTATTCAAAGAAGGTTTTTCTCGGAAACCGAGCCGCCAGCTTGGCGAGCAGCCAGCCAATCAGACACGCACAAAGACCGCTGATCACGACGGAAATCCATCCATCGAATGCTCCGGTCGCCTTGGCTAAGGAGCGGGGAAAAGTCAGGATGCCGACGCCGATTGTGACTGAGGCAATGTTAATCCCCATATGATTTTTGCTGATCATTTTCTCCGCCAAGGTTTGTGCACTCACTTACGACCCTCCTGTATTCATTCGGTTTTCATCTTTTGTGTGAAGGGCATCTGGTCGGGTTTTCAAAAAGGTAACAGGTGCGCGCAAAATCAAATCCTTCCAGTCTCGCGGCATATGTGGAGCAAGAGGCGCCAAATAAGGGTACCCGATGCTGGTCAGATTGGATAAATGAATCATGATGGCAATCAAGCTTAACACCACGCCATATATACCAAAAATGGCTGCCATAAGCATGGCGAAAAAACGAATCATTCGAAAGGCGATGGCAAGGTGATAAGAAGGGATGGCAAAAGAAGCGATGGCAGTGAGGGCGACGACGATAACCATGACAGGACTGACGATGCCCGCAGAAACCGCTGCGTCACCGATGACGAGACCCCCGACAATTCCGATGGTTTGGCCGATCGATTTCGGTAAGCGTATTCCGGCTTCCTGCAACAGCTCCATCGTTGTCACCATCATGATCGCTTCTACGAAGGCCGGAAACGGAACCCCATCACGTGTGGCTGCAATCGAGAAGGCGAGATCAGACGGGATCAAGCCAGGGTGAAAGGTGACGAGAGCGATATAGAAAGCGGGCGAATAGACGGCCAGAAAGGCTGCCAAATACCGCAACAGTCTAGCTAATGAACCGACAATCCAACGCTCGTAGTAATCCTCTGGTGAATGCAGGAGCAAGCCAATCGTCACAGGCAAAATGAGCACCATGGGAGTGCTGTCCACCAATATCGCAATGCGGCCTTGAAACAATGCTCCACTGACTTTGTCGGGACGCTCCGTATTATGAATCTGCGGAAAAGGCGACAGAAAATCATCTTCAATCCATTGCTCGATAAAACCGGACTCTTCTATCTCGTCAACATCGATCGTAGAGATTCGCCGTCTCACTTCATCCAGTAGTTCTGGATCAACGATGTTTTCAATGTAGGCGATGATCACATCTGTTCGGCTGCGTCTGCCTATGATGGACCCTTCAAAGCGCAAGTTCGGGTCTTTGATACGTCTGCGTATATGAACGGTGTTGTCTCGGATACTCTCCGTAAAGCCGTCCCGCGGACCTCGCACCAAGCCTTCGGAGACCGGCTCTTCAATGGAGCGAGTTTTCCATCCCTTGCTGTCGACAATAATGACTTCGGTCGATCCATCTACAAAAATGGCTGTGTCCCCGGAAAGAATGCCTTCGAGTATTTTTGTCAAATCTGTTGCTTTCGATATTTCAACGACAGAAAGGACTTCCTCATATAGCATCTGGACAATCTCATCTGGTTCAGTCGGTACTACTTTGGAAGCAGTCGAGATCATCAACTGGATTTGTCCGAGGACTTGCGTATCCAGCATATCGCAGTTCGCCAATCCATCAATCGCAATAACGGCACAGGAATGTTTAGTGTTGCCGATCGTAAAGGAACGAATTAATAAATCGTGTGGGCTGCCCAGCACGGTCTTGAACGTCTCCATATTTTGCTGCAAACTGGTCGATAGCGTAAGCGTAGGATCATTTCGCTGCTGCAAACGCTGTGCGATAAGAGAGGGAGTTTTCTTTTGGCGACGCTGGGACAAAAATCTGCGCATCATTTGAAGTTCCTCCCGTTCAGAATGCGAATATCATGTTAGTGCGATTTTTTCCAGATGAGAGGAAAATTATGCGGAAGAATAGGCGAATGCTAAATCTTTCATAGTTTTGAATTGAACTCATCTGTGACCTATGTTACATTCGGCATGGTAGAATAGAGTGTAGTAAAAAGGAAGTTCATGAACAGGTATTAGTAGAGAGAGTAGGAAAGATGGAGAAGGGTGGAATAGAAGTGCTTGACAGTCAAGTATTGATCCGGGAAACGGACTTTTCCCGACTGGCACATATATGGGAAGAACTCGCGGAAGTAATGAAATCGCAGGGAGACGAAACCACGTCACACAAGCTCATTCAACTGGCCGCGAAAACAAAGCGCGCTGAGTTGAATATTGCGTTTTGCGGACATTTTTCCGCTGGAAAATCAACGATGATTAACACGCTTCTGGGTGTCAATTTGCTGCCGTCCAATCCGATTCCGACTAGTGCGAATGTCGTCAAGATTCGCGGCGGAGAAAAAGCGGCTCGCGTCTTCACCATGAACAACGGAGTCCTTACATTTGATCCAGATACGGAGATGGAGAAGCTCAAGCAGTTTGCTGTTGACGGAGATACGGTAGAATCCGTAGAGGTTTCCTATCCGGGAACATTCCTTGACGAATACGCCAGCTTGCTCGATACCCCGGGCATTGACTCCACGGATGCGGCACACAAAATCGCTACAGAATCTGCGCTGCATTTGGCTGACGTCGTCATTTACATGATGGATTATAACCATGTTCAAGCCGAAGAGAACTTCAACTTTACGAAGACGTTGAAGGACCGTGGCAAGCCAGTCTATCTGGTTGTGAACATGATTGATAAACATATTGATTTCGAATTGGATTTTGATAGCTATAAGGAAAGTGTCGAGGAGGCATTCGCGACCTGGAACATTCATCCGGATGGTATTTTTTACACGTCTCTTGCGGAGCCAGATCATCCTGAGAACATGTATGCGGAATTTAAGGGCATGCTTGCACAGTTGATCGCTGATCGTGAAAAGCTGGTTGACACGAGCGTTCGCAGTGCTGCCGAGCATTTGATTGACGAACACATCCAAGTAGTAAGAACAAGCCAGGCAGATCAACGCCAGCAGTGGGAAGCCCAGCTGGATGGTCTGGAAGTAGAAGGCATCGACAGTCGTAATGCAGCGGCTGTGCAGAAAGCGCTTGAGCAGGAGGAAGCCACAGCAACGGCTCTAGAGCAGCGTGCTGAGGATGCCCGAATGCAGATGGAAAAAGAGCTGAGTGTACTTTTGGACAACGCTCGTTTGACTTATTTCAGCACGAACGAAGCAGCACGAAGCTATTTGGAGAGCCGCAAGCCGGGCTTCAAGGTGGGATTGTTGTTTGCAGGCAAGAAGACAGAGGAAGAACGCGCACGTCGCGAAGAAGCCCTTCTCGTCGAGTTCCGCGAAAAAGTGGCGGGAAATCTCGACTTCCATTTCAAAGAATGGCTCGGCAAGCAGCCGCAAGTGTTTGATTTGCGGAGCGAAGAATATCACGCCAGCGTTCACGCGACCAAGATCGAGATTACGGGCGAGTTCCTGAGCAAGCACATCAAAGAGGGTGCGGCTTCGAGTGAGTACGTCCTGAACTACTGTGCGGATATTTCCAGCGGGATGAAGCTGGAGTACAGACGCGTGGGCCTGTCCTTCATTGCACAAGTGGTTGAGATGATCAAAGAGCAGGTGCGTGTAGAAAGTGCAGCTCAAGGTGAGCGCCTTGGCGTATTGCGTGAAATGGCAGCGCTGCATCAAACGCTGACAGGACTGGCAGCGAGAGAAGAAGAAACCAAGGGTCGTCTGTTGGCGATTATGCGTGGAGGAGAACAAGTAGCATGAATCAACTACGAGACAAACTAATTGCGGCAGCAGAGCGTCTGCGACGCGCAAGTGAAGAAGTCGTTTCCGTACCAGGGATGCAAGCACAGGCACAGGCGATGCTGGATCGAGCAGATCGCCTGACTGCCAATCGTTTTACCGTTGCACTGTTTGGTGCTTTTAGCGCAGGAAAATCCTCGTTTGCCAACGCCTTGATGGGCGATCTCGTGCTGCCTGTATCGCCGAATCCGACGACAGCGGCGATCAACAAAATTATGCCGCCTACGGATGAACACCCGCATGGAACTGTGCGTGTCGTCTTGAAGGAGCGCGAAGCAATCGAGCAGGATGTTATCCGTTCACTCGCTGTGTTTGGACTGATTGCATCTGATCTGGATGGGGCATTGGC
This genomic stretch from Brevibacillus sp. DP1.3A harbors:
- a CDS encoding dynamin family protein — translated: MEKGGIEVLDSQVLIRETDFSRLAHIWEELAEVMKSQGDETTSHKLIQLAAKTKRAELNIAFCGHFSAGKSTMINTLLGVNLLPSNPIPTSANVVKIRGGEKAARVFTMNNGVLTFDPDTEMEKLKQFAVDGDTVESVEVSYPGTFLDEYASLLDTPGIDSTDAAHKIATESALHLADVVIYMMDYNHVQAEENFNFTKTLKDRGKPVYLVVNMIDKHIDFELDFDSYKESVEEAFATWNIHPDGIFYTSLAEPDHPENMYAEFKGMLAQLIADREKLVDTSVRSAAEHLIDEHIQVVRTSQADQRQQWEAQLDGLEVEGIDSRNAAAVQKALEQEEATATALEQRAEDARMQMEKELSVLLDNARLTYFSTNEAARSYLESRKPGFKVGLLFAGKKTEEERARREEALLVEFREKVAGNLDFHFKEWLGKQPQVFDLRSEEYHASVHATKIEITGEFLSKHIKEGAASSEYVLNYCADISSGMKLEYRRVGLSFIAQVVEMIKEQVRVESAAQGERLGVLREMAALHQTLTGLAAREEETKGRLLAIMRGGEQVA
- a CDS encoding spore germination protein, which gives rise to MMRRFLSQRRQKKTPSLIAQRLQQRNDPTLTLSTSLQQNMETFKTVLGSPHDLLIRSFTIGNTKHSCAVIAIDGLANCDMLDTQVLGQIQLMISTASKVVPTEPDEIVQMLYEEVLSVVEISKATDLTKILEGILSGDTAIFVDGSTEVIIVDSKGWKTRSIEEPVSEGLVRGPRDGFTESIRDNTVHIRRRIKDPNLRFEGSIIGRRSRTDVIIAYIENIVDPELLDEVRRRISTIDVDEIEESGFIEQWIEDDFLSPFPQIHNTERPDKVSGALFQGRIAILVDSTPMVLILPVTIGLLLHSPEDYYERWIVGSLARLLRYLAAFLAVYSPAFYIALVTFHPGLIPSDLAFSIAATRDGVPFPAFVEAIMMVTTMELLQEAGIRLPKSIGQTIGIVGGLVIGDAAVSAGIVSPVMVIVVALTAIASFAIPSYHLAIAFRMIRFFAMLMAAIFGIYGVVLSLIAIMIHLSNLTSIGYPYLAPLAPHMPRDWKDLILRAPVTFLKTRPDALHTKDENRMNTGGS
- a CDS encoding endospore germination permease, producing the protein MSAQTLAEKMISKNHMGINIASVTIGVGILTFPRSLAKATGAFDGWISVVISGLCACLIGWLLAKLAARFPRKTFFEYSSIIASKPIAYILTFLVCIYTMLFVSFEIRAIGNIAKQYLFYNTPVEMITLSFLLIVQYSVVGSRIAMLRLNLLFLPVVLVVMFIVLLFTTQLFEVENIRPFFSSDWRSLLAGSKDVGLSYSGFEIILFYAMLMKNPQEGTRAVTLGLSIPILLYMTIYMFIIGVFSADVATNLTYPTIELAKEVEIPGGFFERVESIFFTIWIMTIFNTCAMWLDITVLNLSSMFFKVHKTVWVLILSPVIYFVAMLPQNLVDFFTFADSVTYFGIAVVYLCPILLLVIAVLRGVKSNE